The following coding sequences are from one Halomonas sp. HAL1 window:
- a CDS encoding carboxy terminal-processing peptidase, giving the protein MSLFATLSRSVALAVMLVVSSPAALAQLEPTDEQRQAAVEIADSLRYGHYADVNFDEAWSQDTFQRYLDILDGQRAYLLRSDIEAYRHLETSMADAIFSGDLDDAFNLYNTFSERQRTRVESLLTQLDEGLDFNFESNERLEIDREESPWASRQSELDELWRKRLKNDALTLALTDQDSEQIETNLRQRYEGQLTRLEQTEPEDVFGVLMAAVTGSIDPHTGYLSPRQGESFDIQMSLSLEGIGALLQSDGEYVKVASLVPGGPAERAGVLEPADRIIAVGQEEGEMVNVVGMRLDNVVDLIRGPKGSIVRLDVVPAQAVDMTRSQIVEITRDTVSLEDQAASSEIIEVERNGEPHRLGVINVPTFYVDFDAWQAGEEEYRSTTRDVAKEVEHLKEEGVEGIVLDLRNNGGGALQEANSLIGLFIDRGPTVQVRDAQGRIQLYGDSEAGTLYDGPLGVLVNRLSASASEIFAGAIQDYGRGLVLGTPTFGKGTVQTLNDLSHGQIKLTRAKFYRISGDSTQNRGVEPDIDFPSLIDPERIGESSLDNALAWDTVQNVQYRRYGEPENMLEQLIAQHDARAQDNANFRYLERQSTLARQLREQHTSVSLNREQREREMEAQEAEQLSLENQRRRALGLEELDEWMDARIDATAGIGGEESDDAAASQESESEEDEALAVDRAYVLESAEILLDYVHLQDSQRLAAKR; this is encoded by the coding sequence ATGAGCTTGTTTGCAACGCTTTCGCGTTCGGTCGCCCTGGCTGTCATGCTGGTTGTTTCCAGCCCAGCCGCCTTGGCGCAACTCGAGCCGACCGACGAACAACGCCAGGCGGCAGTGGAAATTGCGGACTCGCTCCGCTACGGACACTATGCTGACGTAAATTTTGACGAAGCATGGTCGCAAGACACATTCCAACGCTATTTGGACATTCTTGACGGTCAGCGCGCTTACCTACTGCGCAGTGATATCGAAGCCTACCGCCATCTAGAAACCAGCATGGCAGACGCCATTTTTAGTGGCGATCTAGACGACGCTTTCAATCTGTATAACACGTTTAGTGAACGTCAACGCACTCGTGTTGAGTCGCTACTTACTCAGCTCGACGAAGGCCTTGATTTTAACTTTGAGAGCAATGAACGCTTAGAAATTGATCGTGAGGAGTCCCCATGGGCCTCCCGGCAAAGCGAACTCGACGAGCTATGGCGCAAACGGCTCAAAAATGACGCTTTAACCCTTGCCTTAACCGACCAGGACAGCGAACAGATTGAAACCAATCTGCGTCAGCGCTATGAAGGCCAACTGACCCGCCTGGAGCAAACCGAGCCTGAAGACGTGTTTGGCGTACTCATGGCAGCGGTCACTGGTAGCATCGACCCGCACACCGGCTACCTCTCCCCCCGCCAGGGTGAGTCGTTTGATATTCAGATGAGCCTCTCGCTTGAAGGGATCGGCGCCCTGCTTCAATCGGACGGCGAGTACGTTAAAGTTGCAAGCTTAGTACCCGGTGGCCCAGCAGAGCGCGCAGGCGTTTTGGAACCAGCAGACCGCATCATCGCTGTTGGCCAGGAAGAAGGCGAGATGGTTAATGTCGTCGGTATGCGTCTGGATAACGTTGTTGACTTAATTCGTGGTCCTAAAGGCTCCATCGTTCGTTTAGATGTGGTACCTGCCCAAGCAGTCGATATGACTCGCTCGCAAATCGTTGAAATTACCCGCGATACCGTCAGCCTTGAAGATCAAGCTGCCAGCAGTGAAATCATTGAAGTCGAACGCAACGGCGAGCCGCACCGCCTTGGGGTCATTAACGTGCCCACGTTCTACGTTGATTTTGACGCTTGGCAAGCCGGTGAAGAGGAGTATCGCAGTACCACACGCGATGTTGCCAAAGAAGTCGAACACCTTAAAGAAGAGGGCGTAGAAGGTATCGTGCTTGATCTGCGCAACAATGGCGGTGGCGCCCTGCAGGAAGCCAATTCATTGATCGGCTTGTTTATCGATCGCGGCCCCACCGTACAGGTACGCGACGCCCAGGGCCGCATCCAGCTCTACGGCGACAGCGAAGCAGGCACGCTCTATGACGGCCCGTTAGGCGTCTTAGTGAACCGCCTCTCTGCCTCTGCATCGGAAATTTTCGCTGGCGCTATTCAGGATTACGGCCGCGGCCTAGTGCTCGGTACGCCTACGTTCGGCAAAGGCACCGTGCAAACACTTAATGACCTGAGCCATGGCCAGATCAAGCTAACTCGCGCCAAGTTCTACCGTATTTCTGGCGATAGCACCCAGAACCGCGGCGTAGAGCCGGATATCGACTTCCCCAGCTTGATCGACCCCGAGCGTATTGGTGAAAGCAGCCTGGATAACGCACTAGCATGGGATACCGTTCAGAACGTTCAATATCGCCGCTATGGCGAACCTGAAAACATGCTGGAGCAACTCATTGCCCAACATGATGCCCGTGCGCAGGATAATGCCAATTTCCGCTATCTTGAACGCCAGTCCACACTTGCTCGTCAGCTACGCGAACAGCACACCAGCGTGAGCTTAAACCGCGAACAGCGCGAGCGTGAAATGGAAGCCCAGGAAGCCGAACAGCTCTCACTGGAAAACCAACGCCGCCGCGCGCTGGGCCTGGAAGAGCTGGATGAGTGGATGGACGCTAGGATAGACGCCACGGCAGGAATAGGCGGCGAAGAGAGTGATGATGCTGCTGCCTCACAAGAGAGCGAAAGCGAAGAGGATGAAGCACTGGCCGTCGATCGCGCCTACGTGCTGGAATCAGCAGAGATACTTCTCGATTACGTCCATTTGCAGGATTCTCAGCGGTTAGCGGCCAAGCGTTAA
- a CDS encoding PhoH family protein, whose product MSQPTPQANRIITLSLEPNDPQRLASLCGQQDEHLKLIESRLDVTLRNRGNVFQLAGPANRIKAAANVLEHLYRETASSELEADTVHLFLQESGLEAIEDEEDGSGSSDEVIMRTPRTMIKPRGLNQQRYVSSIREHDINFGVGPAGTGKTYLAVAAAVEALNQQEVRRILLVRPAVEAGEKLGFLPGDLAQKIDPYLRPLYDALYEMIGFEQVAKLIERQVIEIAPLAYMRGRTLNNSYIILDESQNTTPEQMKMFLTRIGFGSTAVITGDVTQVDLPKGQRSGLIQVLDVLKDTPGIGVTHFAAKDVVRHPLVQRIIEAYDMFESQQEVEERARREVRQQERDARMQTREGSWDSSR is encoded by the coding sequence TTGAGCCAGCCAACACCTCAGGCCAATCGCATCATCACCTTAAGCCTTGAACCCAATGATCCGCAGCGCCTTGCTAGCCTTTGCGGCCAGCAGGACGAGCATTTGAAGCTGATTGAAAGCCGCCTGGACGTGACGCTGCGCAACCGAGGCAATGTGTTCCAACTGGCGGGCCCCGCCAATCGCATTAAAGCAGCGGCAAACGTACTGGAACATCTCTACCGCGAAACGGCATCCAGCGAACTTGAAGCCGATACCGTCCACCTCTTCCTACAGGAATCGGGGCTTGAAGCGATAGAAGATGAAGAAGATGGTAGCGGTAGCAGCGACGAAGTGATCATGCGCACGCCGCGCACCATGATCAAACCGCGTGGCCTTAATCAGCAGCGCTATGTGTCCAGCATCCGCGAACACGATATCAATTTTGGTGTTGGCCCTGCGGGCACAGGCAAAACTTATCTAGCGGTCGCTGCGGCGGTTGAAGCGCTCAATCAACAGGAAGTACGCCGCATTCTGCTTGTGCGCCCTGCCGTCGAAGCGGGTGAGAAACTTGGCTTTCTACCTGGTGACCTGGCCCAGAAAATCGACCCCTACTTGCGTCCTCTTTATGACGCTCTGTACGAGATGATCGGTTTTGAACAGGTGGCCAAACTGATTGAGCGTCAGGTAATTGAGATTGCCCCGCTGGCCTATATGCGCGGTCGTACGCTCAACAACTCCTACATCATTCTGGATGAGAGTCAGAACACTACGCCAGAACAGATGAAAATGTTTCTGACCCGGATTGGTTTTGGTTCCACCGCCGTCATTACCGGCGATGTGACCCAGGTCGATTTGCCCAAAGGGCAGCGTTCAGGGCTGATTCAGGTGCTCGACGTATTGAAAGACACCCCAGGCATTGGCGTTACTCACTTTGCCGCCAAGGATGTGGTTCGCCACCCGTTGGTTCAGCGCATTATCGAAGCCTACGACATGTTCGAGTCTCAGCAAGAAGTGGAAGAGCGTGCCCGCCGTGAAGTGCGCCAGCAAGAACGTGATGCCCGCATGCAAACGCGAGAAGGCTCCTGGGATAGCTCGCGATGA
- the miaB gene encoding tRNA (N6-isopentenyl adenosine(37)-C2)-methylthiotransferase MiaB, translating to MAKKLFIKTHGCQMNEYDSSRMADLLGESHQLELTDNEREADVILLNTCSIREKAQEKVFHQLGRWKKLKDANPDLVIGVGGCVASQEGEAIRKRAPHVDMVFGPQTLHRVPSMLDARSNNQIAAVDVTFPEIEKFDHLPKPSSDGATAFVSIMEGCSKYCTFCVVPYTRGEEVSRPFEAVMDEVIHLSDQGVREINLLGQNVNAYRGENQLGDEIDLAELIACVAAVDGIDRVRFTTSHPVEFTDSLVDAFADIPELVSHLHLPVQSGSDRILTAMKRGHTAAEYIEKMERIRANRPDISFSSDFIIGFPGETEEDFEATMNLIHQIGFDHSFSFVYSARPGTPASGLPDETPESVKKQRLAILQERIIQQTAQISRRMVGSTQRVLVNGFSPRDPGQLSGRTENNRVVNFRAANPTELIGYFVDVEITEAFPNSLRGELASPERY from the coding sequence ATGGCGAAGAAGCTCTTCATCAAAACGCACGGCTGCCAAATGAACGAGTACGACTCCTCCCGCATGGCGGATCTACTCGGCGAATCTCACCAGCTCGAACTCACTGATAATGAGCGTGAAGCCGATGTCATTCTGTTAAACACCTGCTCGATTCGCGAGAAAGCGCAGGAGAAAGTTTTTCATCAGCTGGGCCGCTGGAAAAAACTTAAAGATGCCAACCCCGATCTAGTGATTGGCGTGGGTGGCTGCGTGGCCAGCCAAGAAGGCGAAGCCATTCGCAAGCGCGCACCGCACGTGGACATGGTATTTGGGCCGCAAACCCTGCACCGCGTCCCCTCAATGCTGGATGCCCGCAGCAATAACCAAATTGCCGCCGTGGATGTCACCTTTCCTGAGATCGAAAAGTTCGACCATCTGCCCAAGCCCTCCTCCGATGGCGCCACCGCATTCGTGTCGATCATGGAAGGCTGCTCCAAGTACTGCACCTTCTGCGTGGTGCCTTACACCCGTGGCGAAGAAGTTTCACGACCCTTCGAAGCGGTTATGGATGAAGTCATCCACCTTTCCGATCAGGGCGTGCGTGAGATCAATTTGCTGGGCCAGAACGTGAATGCCTATCGCGGTGAGAATCAGCTTGGCGACGAGATCGACCTGGCCGAGCTGATTGCCTGTGTGGCGGCAGTAGACGGGATCGATCGCGTCCGCTTCACCACCTCGCACCCGGTTGAGTTTACCGACAGCCTCGTAGACGCCTTCGCCGATATCCCAGAGCTGGTGAGCCACCTACACCTGCCGGTACAGTCGGGTTCAGACCGTATTCTTACCGCCATGAAGCGCGGGCATACGGCGGCGGAATACATCGAAAAGATGGAGCGTATCCGCGCCAACCGTCCGGATATCAGCTTCTCTTCAGACTTTATCATCGGTTTCCCCGGCGAAACGGAAGAAGATTTTGAAGCGACGATGAACCTGATTCACCAGATTGGCTTCGACCACTCGTTTAGCTTCGTTTACTCCGCACGCCCCGGCACACCTGCTTCCGGCCTGCCAGATGAAACACCAGAAAGCGTGAAAAAGCAGCGCCTGGCAATTCTGCAGGAGCGGATAATTCAGCAAACTGCGCAAATTAGCCGCCGCATGGTGGGTAGTACGCAGCGTGTACTGGTTAACGGCTTTTCGCCCCGTGACCCTGGCCAACTCTCAGGGCGTACCGAGAACAACCGCGTGGTGAACTTCCGTGCCGCCAACCCTACCGAGCTAATCGGCTACTTTGTCGATGTGGAGATCACCGAGGCCTTCCCCAATTCGCTGCGCGGCGAACTGGCCTCACCCGAGCGCTATTAA
- a CDS encoding metalloregulator ArsR/SmtB family transcription factor, with product MVGNVTAPQALQVFKCLSDETRLMLVLLIAQEQELCVCEMTHALQESQPKVSRHLAQLRQCGLLSDQREGQWVYYRLASQLPAWAHDIVQAGTQGSAVQLAALTQRLTRMGDRPARRAALC from the coding sequence ATGGTGGGCAACGTTACTGCGCCTCAGGCGCTGCAAGTATTTAAGTGTTTAAGCGATGAAACGCGTTTGATGCTGGTGCTGCTAATTGCTCAAGAGCAGGAGCTGTGCGTGTGTGAAATGACCCATGCGCTGCAGGAGTCACAGCCCAAAGTATCACGGCACTTGGCTCAGTTACGTCAATGTGGGTTGCTTAGCGATCAGCGTGAGGGGCAGTGGGTCTATTACCGCCTTGCCTCTCAATTACCTGCCTGGGCCCACGATATTGTTCAGGCGGGCACCCAAGGCAGCGCTGTGCAATTAGCGGCACTCACGCAGCGCTTAACGCGAATGGGTGATCGGCCTGCCCGCCGAGCGGCGCTGTGTTAA
- the pth gene encoding aminoacyl-tRNA hydrolase, producing MSQVTAIIGLGNPGAEYDATRHNAGFWLVDAIARSAHAELRPEKKFFGHYAKVRLGDHELHLLNPATFMNRSGAAVAALCQFFKLTPDNLLVAHDELDLPPGQARYKTGGGHGGHNGLRDIISALGDQKQFHRVRIGIGHPGEARQVTNYVLGRPGKAEQEAITHAIDECITTLPLALAGDWAKAMNQLHSLKSE from the coding sequence ATGAGCCAGGTAACGGCCATTATTGGATTAGGTAACCCCGGCGCGGAGTATGACGCCACTCGCCATAACGCTGGCTTCTGGTTGGTCGATGCAATTGCGCGCAGCGCCCATGCAGAGTTGCGCCCGGAAAAGAAGTTTTTTGGCCACTACGCCAAAGTCCGCCTAGGCGACCATGAGCTGCACCTACTCAACCCCGCCACCTTTATGAATCGCAGTGGTGCCGCAGTAGCGGCCTTATGCCAATTTTTCAAACTGACGCCCGACAATTTGCTGGTCGCCCACGACGAACTTGACCTTCCGCCAGGGCAGGCACGCTACAAAACTGGCGGTGGGCACGGCGGCCATAATGGTCTACGCGATATCATTAGCGCGCTAGGCGATCAAAAGCAGTTTCACCGGGTACGTATCGGCATTGGCCACCCTGGGGAGGCACGCCAAGTCACTAATTATGTACTAGGGCGGCCCGGCAAGGCCGAACAAGAAGCGATCACTCATGCCATTGATGAGTGCATTACCACGCTGCCATTAGCGCTAGCGGGAGACTGGGCCAAAGCGATGAACCAGTTACACAGCCTTAAGTCAGAATAA
- a CDS encoding M18 family aminopeptidase gives MSETFNADRLTRLCDFLRQSPTPWHAAGNMASRLEQAGFQRLEEKANWQLTPGKRYYVTRNDSAIIAFQLPESRLTELRMIGAHTDSPGLHLKPNATQRSAGWLQLGVQVYGGVLMAPWFDRDLGLAGRVHVRHADGRLESVLLNVDRAIATIPSLAIHLDRDVNSGRPINPQTQMAPVLMQSEAATLAELVAQWLEQQHGLSAVEVVDFELGFYDVQPPSLVGVKQELVASARLDNLLSCFIGLEALLESDGSQGAVLVANDHEEVGSASACGAQGPFLADVLKRINGQLGGKGSEKGSDESLIQLIQSSLMISCDNAHALHPNFRDKHDERHGPAINGGPVIKVNASQRYATNSVTGALFRDVCREADVPVQSFVTRADMGCGSTIGPITATELGVPTIDVGIPQWAMHSIRETAGTKDVEYLTRALTQFLNRTTLS, from the coding sequence ATGTCCGAGACTTTCAACGCTGATCGTTTAACACGTCTCTGTGACTTTCTGCGTCAATCACCGACACCCTGGCATGCTGCAGGCAATATGGCCTCGCGATTGGAGCAAGCCGGTTTTCAGCGGCTGGAAGAAAAGGCGAATTGGCAGCTGACGCCGGGCAAGCGCTACTACGTTACCCGTAACGACTCAGCCATTATTGCGTTTCAATTACCTGAGTCTAGATTAACCGAATTGCGCATGATTGGTGCGCATACCGATAGCCCCGGCCTACATTTAAAGCCCAATGCTACTCAGCGTTCTGCGGGTTGGCTGCAGTTAGGCGTACAGGTATACGGCGGTGTGCTGATGGCGCCTTGGTTTGACCGTGATCTAGGGTTAGCAGGGCGCGTTCATGTGCGCCACGCTGATGGGCGCTTAGAAAGCGTGCTGCTCAATGTCGATCGTGCTATTGCCACCATCCCAAGTTTAGCGATCCACCTTGATCGAGATGTGAACAGCGGCCGCCCGATAAATCCGCAGACACAAATGGCGCCGGTGTTGATGCAAAGTGAGGCAGCCACGTTAGCCGAGTTAGTGGCGCAGTGGCTAGAGCAGCAGCACGGCCTGAGTGCCGTAGAAGTGGTTGATTTTGAGCTGGGTTTTTACGATGTGCAGCCACCATCACTCGTTGGCGTCAAGCAAGAGCTGGTGGCGAGCGCCCGACTGGATAACCTGCTTTCCTGCTTCATAGGGTTAGAAGCGCTGCTAGAGAGCGATGGTAGTCAAGGGGCTGTGCTAGTGGCCAATGACCATGAGGAAGTGGGTAGTGCCAGCGCCTGTGGAGCTCAAGGCCCTTTCCTGGCAGATGTGCTAAAACGCATTAATGGTCAGCTGGGAGGCAAGGGAAGTGAAAAGGGCAGTGATGAGTCACTGATTCAGCTGATTCAGTCGTCGCTGATGATCTCGTGCGATAACGCCCATGCGCTGCATCCCAATTTTCGCGACAAGCACGATGAGCGCCACGGCCCGGCGATTAACGGCGGCCCGGTGATCAAAGTGAATGCGAGCCAGCGCTACGCCACTAATAGCGTTACCGGCGCGCTGTTTCGTGATGTGTGTCGTGAAGCGGATGTCCCGGTGCAGTCGTTCGTGACCCGGGCTGATATGGGTTGCGGCAGCACGATTGGACCGATTACCGCGACCGAGTTAGGCGTACCCACTATTGATGTTGGTATCCCGCAATGGGCGATGCACTCCATTCGAGAAACTGCAGGTACTAAAGATGTGGAGTACCTTACTCGCGCGCTGACGCAATTTTTAAACCGCACCACGTTGAGTTGA
- a CDS encoding 50S ribosomal protein L25/general stress protein Ctc translates to MSDFILKASVRSDLGKGASRRLRRANQQVPAVVYGGEKGAQSISVEKTAFYKAIEDESFFSSVIKLMIEGKEEQVVVRDLQRHPFKPLLTHADFLRVDATHEITMNVPLHVNGEEACVGIKDQGGELHVLANEVAISCLPKDLPDYLEVDISALELGTTLHLSDLTLPAGVTSVDLSHGEEHDNAVLSITKVKVRVEEDEDGESEGEADSSAE, encoded by the coding sequence ATGTCTGATTTTATCCTAAAAGCCAGCGTTCGTAGCGACCTGGGGAAAGGTGCGAGCCGCCGCCTGCGTCGTGCGAACCAGCAAGTACCTGCCGTTGTATACGGTGGCGAAAAAGGCGCGCAGTCTATCTCTGTAGAAAAAACCGCGTTCTACAAAGCGATTGAAGACGAGTCCTTCTTCTCCTCGGTCATCAAACTGATGATCGAAGGTAAAGAAGAGCAAGTGGTTGTTCGTGACCTGCAGCGTCACCCGTTCAAACCGTTGCTAACTCACGCCGACTTCCTGCGCGTTGACGCTACCCACGAAATCACCATGAATGTGCCGCTGCACGTGAACGGCGAAGAAGCGTGTGTAGGCATTAAAGACCAAGGCGGTGAACTGCACGTACTGGCCAACGAAGTTGCGATCAGCTGCTTGCCGAAAGACCTGCCTGACTATCTTGAAGTCGACATTAGCGCACTTGAACTCGGCACTACGCTGCACCTGTCTGACCTTACCCTGCCGGCTGGCGTCACCTCTGTTGACTTGTCCCACGGTGAAGAGCACGACAATGCGGTACTCAGCATCACCAAAGTGAAAGTCCGTGTTGAAGAAGATGAAGACGGTGAAAGCGAAGGCGAAGCAGATTCCAGCGCCGAGTAA
- a CDS encoding ribose-phosphate pyrophosphokinase, giving the protein MSKLMVFAGNANPALAQKIAESLDSRMGNATVGQFSDGEIAVEINENVRGKDVFILQSTCAPTNDNLMELILMVDALRRASATRITAVLPYFGYARQDRRVRSARVPISAKVVADMMVKAGVDRVMTMDLHADQIQGFFDVPVDNVYGSPILLDDIERQNYSDLVVVSPDVGGVVRARAIAKQLNADLAIIDKRRPQANQAQVMHIIGEIEGRTCVVVDDMIDTAGTLCKAGEALKGHGAKRVVAYATHPILSGPAVDNITNSVLDEVVVTDTIPLSDVARRSGKIRQLSVAGLIAEAIRRVSNEESVSAMFH; this is encoded by the coding sequence GTGTCAAAATTGATGGTTTTCGCCGGGAATGCTAATCCCGCACTCGCTCAAAAAATAGCCGAGAGCTTAGACAGCCGTATGGGTAATGCTACGGTGGGTCAATTCAGCGACGGCGAAATTGCAGTCGAGATCAATGAGAACGTGCGCGGTAAGGATGTTTTCATCCTGCAATCCACCTGTGCACCGACAAACGATAATCTGATGGAGTTGATCCTGATGGTCGACGCACTGCGTCGCGCCTCGGCAACTCGTATCACTGCTGTTTTGCCCTACTTTGGCTATGCACGCCAGGATCGCCGTGTGCGCTCCGCCCGGGTGCCTATTTCCGCCAAAGTGGTTGCCGACATGATGGTCAAGGCAGGCGTTGACCGCGTGATGACCATGGATCTACACGCTGATCAAATCCAGGGCTTCTTTGATGTCCCGGTCGACAACGTTTACGGCTCACCCATTTTGCTGGATGACATCGAGCGCCAGAATTATAGCGACCTCGTCGTGGTTTCCCCCGATGTGGGTGGCGTCGTTCGTGCACGTGCCATCGCCAAACAGCTGAACGCCGATCTCGCCATTATTGATAAGCGTCGTCCCCAGGCTAATCAAGCCCAGGTGATGCACATCATCGGTGAGATTGAAGGCCGTACCTGTGTCGTGGTCGACGATATGATCGATACCGCAGGCACGCTATGTAAAGCCGGTGAAGCGCTCAAAGGCCACGGCGCCAAGCGCGTCGTGGCTTATGCAACGCACCCGATTTTATCCGGCCCAGCGGTTGATAATATTACCAACTCCGTACTGGATGAAGTGGTGGTGACCGACACCATCCCGCTCTCTGACGTTGCTCGTCGAAGCGGAAAAATTCGCCAGTTGAGCGTTGCCGGCCTTATCGCGGAAGCGATTCGTCGGGTCAGCAACGAAGAATCTGTCAGCGCGATGTTCCACTAA
- the ybeY gene encoding rRNA maturation RNase YbeY, with amino-acid sequence MNEPTSDELIIDRQAAINEPLLPSLTQLTHWVGCVFAHHPDDQRREVTIRFVDERESQTLNRDYRGKDKTTNVLSFPFESPPGVELPLLGDLVICHAVVAQEAREQRKPLEHHYAHMVVHGILHLMGYDHIDDQEAEEMEQFERELLAELNIPDPYADNTSDGING; translated from the coding sequence ATGAACGAGCCTACGAGTGATGAGCTAATAATTGATCGTCAGGCAGCGATCAACGAACCCCTGCTCCCCTCTCTGACACAGCTCACCCACTGGGTGGGCTGTGTTTTTGCGCACCACCCCGATGACCAGCGTCGGGAAGTGACTATCCGCTTCGTGGATGAGAGAGAAAGTCAGACGCTTAACCGCGACTACCGGGGCAAAGACAAAACCACTAACGTGCTGTCGTTTCCCTTTGAGAGCCCGCCCGGGGTTGAATTACCGCTACTGGGTGATCTCGTGATTTGTCACGCTGTGGTGGCTCAGGAAGCTCGCGAGCAGCGCAAACCGCTTGAGCATCACTATGCTCATATGGTCGTGCATGGCATCTTGCATTTAATGGGCTACGATCATATTGATGATCAGGAAGCAGAAGAAATGGAGCAGTTCGAGCGCGAACTATTGGCTGAGCTGAACATTCCCGACCCTTATGCTGACAATACCTCCGATGGCATTAATGGCTAA
- the ychF gene encoding redox-regulated ATPase YchF: MGFNCGIVGLPNVGKSTLFNALTKSGIDAENFPFCTIEPNVGIVPMPDPRLDKLAEIVKPQKVLPTTMEFVDIAGLVAGASKGEGLGNKFLANIRETQAIAHVVRCFDNDNVIHVANQVDPRADIETINIELALADLDTVEKASQRLVRSVKGGDKDAIATKAILDRIQPHVAEGLPLRSFGLSEEEQRQVKSFGFLTLKPTMYIANVNEDGFENNPYLDIVNEIAAEEGALVVPVCNQLEAEIAELDDEERSMFLSEMGMDEPGLDRVIRAGYSLLGLQTYFTAGVKEVRAWTVKEGATAPEAAGVIHTDFQKGFIRAEVVAYDDFVSLGGEQGAKDAGKWRLEGKEYIVKDGDVVHFRFNV; encoded by the coding sequence ATGGGTTTCAATTGCGGCATCGTCGGTCTGCCTAACGTCGGCAAGTCCACGCTATTTAATGCACTGACGAAGTCAGGCATCGATGCAGAAAACTTCCCTTTCTGCACCATTGAGCCAAACGTCGGTATCGTTCCGATGCCGGACCCGCGTCTTGATAAGCTCGCCGAGATCGTCAAGCCGCAAAAGGTACTGCCGACCACCATGGAGTTCGTCGACATTGCTGGCCTGGTCGCCGGGGCTTCCAAAGGCGAAGGGCTGGGCAACAAATTCCTGGCCAACATCCGTGAAACCCAGGCGATAGCCCATGTGGTGCGCTGCTTCGATAACGACAATGTTATCCACGTGGCGAATCAAGTCGATCCTCGTGCCGATATCGAAACGATCAATATAGAATTGGCGCTGGCCGACCTGGATACTGTCGAAAAAGCTAGCCAACGCTTGGTTCGTTCGGTGAAAGGGGGAGATAAAGACGCTATTGCCACCAAGGCGATTCTTGATCGTATTCAGCCCCACGTTGCGGAAGGCTTGCCGCTGCGCAGTTTTGGCTTGAGCGAAGAAGAGCAGCGTCAGGTGAAAAGCTTCGGCTTTTTAACCCTGAAGCCGACCATGTACATCGCCAACGTCAACGAAGACGGTTTCGAGAACAATCCTTACCTGGATATTGTTAACGAGATTGCCGCCGAAGAAGGCGCGTTGGTAGTGCCCGTGTGCAATCAGCTGGAAGCTGAAATCGCCGAGCTGGACGATGAAGAGCGCTCCATGTTCCTGAGCGAGATGGGCATGGACGAGCCGGGCCTTGATCGCGTGATTCGTGCGGGTTACTCCCTGCTAGGCCTGCAAACCTACTTCACAGCTGGTGTTAAAGAAGTTCGCGCCTGGACAGTGAAAGAAGGCGCAACAGCCCCAGAAGCAGCAGGCGTCATTCACACCGACTTCCAGAAAGGCTTTATTCGTGCCGAAGTCGTCGCTTATGACGATTTTGTTTCGCTGGGTGGCGAGCAAGGCGCTAAAGATGCCGGTAAGTGGCGTCTGGAAGGCAAAGAGTACATTGTTAAAGATGGCGACGTAGTGCACTTCCGTTTTAACGTATAA